In one window of Arachis ipaensis cultivar K30076 chromosome B06, Araip1.1, whole genome shotgun sequence DNA:
- the LOC107605636 gene encoding F-box protein At1g47056, with protein MGNTASTAAAAVASRRESAAVQGNRSGISSKSRSVSSSVSPMISSTVNSVDDDGGSRRDFVEPDYISDLPDECLASVFQSLSSADRNRCSLVCRRWLQIEGQSRHRVSLNAQSELLPAIPSLFSRFDSVTKLALKCDRRSASIGDDALVLISRRCPNLTRLKLRACRELTDAGMEAFAKNCKGLKKLSCGSCMFGSRAMNAVLENCGSLEELSVKRLRGITDAAAAEPIGPGTAAQSLRTICLKELYNGQCFSSLILGAKNLRTLKLFRCSGDWDKLFQLIAERSAGGSGAPSIVEIHLERLQISDVGLQAISNCSNLEILHLVKTPECTDVGLIAISERCKLLRKLHIDGWKANRIGDEGLIGVAKGCPNLQELVLIGVNPTKLSLEMLASNCLNLERLALCGSDTVGDPEISCIAAKCVALKKLCIKGCPVSDHGMEALASGCPNLVKVKVKKCKGVTSEGGDWLRQIRVSLAVNLDTGDTDHQDASASDGGAQDNGLEFPPMAAHNAGGAGGGASAGVASSSTGRSTSFKSRLGLLSGRSLVACTLRKWTGGNTSARHG; from the coding sequence ATGGGCAACACAGCTTCCACGGCCGCCGCCGCCGTCGCTAGTCGCCGCGAGAGCGCCGCTGTTCAAGGAAACCGTTCCGGAATCTCGTCCAAGTCCAGATCTGTTTCTTCCTCGGTCTCTCCGATGATCTCTTCCACCGTGAACTCCGTTGACGACGACGGCGGAAGCCGCCGTGACTTCGTTGAGCCTGATTACATCTCCGATCTTCCCGACGAGTGCTTGGCTTCGGTGTTCCAGTCGCTAAGCTCCGCGGATAGGAACCGGTGCTCGCTCGTTTGCCGGCGGTGGCTCCAGATCGAAGGCCAGAGCCGTCACCGCGTCTCGCTGAACGCGCAATCAGAGCTTTTGCCGGCAATACCGTCGCTGTTCTCGAGGTTCGACTCCGTTACGAAGCTGGCGTTGAAGTGCGACCGCAGATCCGCGAGCATCGGCGACGATGCTCTCGTCTTAATCTCGCGGCGGTGCCCTAATCTCACGCGCCTCAAGCTTCGCGCGTGCCGTGAGCTCACTGACGCAGGCATGGAGGCGTTCGCGAAGAACTGCAAGGGTTTGAAGAAGCTTTCGTGCGGATCTTGCATGTTCGGATCCAGAGCCATGAACGCGGTCCTTGAGAACTGCGGTTCGCTCGAGGAGCTCTCCGTCAAGCGCCTTCGTGGTATTACGGACGCCGCGGCGGCTGAGCCTATCGGTCCAGGCACAGCTGCGCAATCACTTCGTACGATCTGCCTGAAGGAGCTCTACAACGGACAGTGCTTTAGTTCGCTGATTCTCGGCGCAAAGAATCTGCGAACCTTGAAGCTTTTCCGGTGCTCTGGTGATTGGGACAAGCTATTCCAGCTCATCGCGGAGCGCTCCGCGGGCGGCAGCGGTGCTCCTAGCATCGTAGAAATTCACCTCGAGAGGCTTCAGATTAGTGATGTTGGCTTGCAAGCAATTTCTAATTGTTCGAATTTGGAGATTTTGCACCTTGTTAAAACCCCTGAGTGCACCGATGTAGGCTTAATTGCTATTTCTGAGAGATGTAAGCTTCTAAGGAAGCTTCATATAGATGGTTGGAAGGCTAATCGAATTGGTGATGAAGGTTTAATTGGTGTTGCTAAGGGTTGCCCTAATTTGCAGGAATTGGTGCTTATTGGTGTTAACCCTACGAAATTGAGTTTGGAGATGTTGGCTTCGAATTGCTTGAATCTAGAGAGGTTGGCTTTGTGTGGGAGCGATACAGTTGGTGACCCTGAGATATCTTGCATTGCTGCGAAATGTGTGGCTTTGAAGAAACTTTGCATCAAGGGTTGCCCTGTTTCGGATCATGGGATGGAGGCATTGGCTAGTGGATGTCCAAATTTggtgaaggtgaaggtgaagaAGTGTAAGGGTGTTACATCTGAGGGTGGGGATTGGTTGAGGCAGATTAGGGTGTCACTTGCAGTGAATTTGGATACTGGCGATACGGATCATCAAGATGCAAGTGCTAGTGATGGTGGAGCACAGGACAATGGATTGGAGTTTCCTCCAATGGCTGCCCATAATGCCGGAGGAGCCGGAGGAGGTGCATCAGCCGGTGTTGCTTCGAGTAGTACCGGTCGATCTACTTCATTTAAGTCGAGGTTAGGGCTTTTGTCCGGGAGGAGTTTAGTAGCTTGCACTTTGAGAAAGTGGACTGGTGGTAACACCAGTGCCCGGCATGGTTAG